The Lampris incognitus isolate fLamInc1 chromosome 7, fLamInc1.hap2, whole genome shotgun sequence genome window below encodes:
- the diabloa gene encoding diablo, IAP-binding mitochondrial protein a — MQALRQCCACASRSARTPPQRPTDILSLRTNMAALRRAALCLSFLRSSSVLSSKRKPAIPRLGRWTDAVRTSMAYLSVGSGLCAVPFTQQVENLSHDSLIRRAASMVTDSANTYLSQTTLALIDAITTYSKAVHTLVALQRRYLASLGKLTPAEEDSIWQVIIGQRAKVNDRLEECKRFESTWINAVSLCEMASEAAYTSGAEQASITARTNVQVAQSQIEEARKLSADADKKLAEIKVEEIQRMAEYAAFLEKDGEEHEIHEAYLRED; from the exons ATGCAAGCTCTCCGTCAGTGTTGTGCGTGCGCCTCCCGTTCCGCCCGGACTCCTCCGCAGAGGCCGACGGACATCTTATCATTGCGGACCAACATGGCCGCGCTCAGGAGAGCCGCGCTCTGTCTCAGTTTCCTGAG GAGCTCTAGTGTCCTCAGCAGCAAGAGAAAGCCTGCAATCCCGAGGCTCGGCAGATGGACAGATGCTGTGCGTACAAGCATGGCGTATTTGAGTGTTGGCAGCGGGTTGTgcgctgttcctttcacacaG CAAGTGGAAAATCTCTCGCATGACTCCCTGATCAGAAGAGCAGCCTCAATGGTTACAGACAGTGCAAACACTTACCTTTCCCAGACCACCTTGGCCCTTATAGATGCCATCACAACATATTCCAAG GCTGTGCACACCCTTGTTGCCCTCCAGAGACGATATTTGGCCTCACTGGGAAAGTTGACCCCTGCAGAGGAGGACTCTATTTGGCAGGTGATCATTGGACAGCGTGCAAAA GTTAATGACAGACTAGAGGAATGCAAGCGCTTTGAGTCAACCTGGATAAATGCAGTCAGCTTGTGTGAAATGGCATCCGAGGCAGCGTATACTTCAG GAGCTGAGCAGGCATCCATCACTGCGAGGACAAATGTTCAGGTGGCCCAGTCACAGATAGAGGAGGCACGCAAACTGTCAGCGGATGCAGATAAGAAGTTGGCTGAGATTAAAGTTGAGGAAATCCAAAGGATGGCTGAATATGCAGCCTTCTTAGAGAAGGATGGTGAGGAGCATGAGATTCATGAGGCTTACTTAAGAGAAGATTAA